A window of Candidatus Dojkabacteria bacterium contains these coding sequences:
- a CDS encoding S24 family peptidase encodes MHQIQKDLLALSRNINLGERSLREIGSLIGVDHPQKVQHHLEQLEKKGFITIDRSAKTIKNNNYDPSKENRFINVPIVGSASCGPAQLIAEENIDGFLKISKSTLKQEKVIAVVASGNSMNKAKIEGNSIEDGDYVIVDYLDREPLHGSYILSVVDGAANIKRLYVDKDNQQVVLLSESSQNYPPIYIHEKDYSDFMINGKVVQVIKKPKF; translated from the coding sequence ATGCATCAGATACAGAAGGACCTTTTAGCCCTATCCAGAAACATAAATTTAGGTGAGCGCTCTCTTAGAGAGATAGGCTCGCTGATTGGAGTTGACCACCCACAGAAGGTGCAACACCATCTCGAGCAGCTAGAGAAGAAGGGATTTATCACCATTGATAGATCTGCAAAGACAATTAAGAATAATAATTATGATCCGAGTAAAGAGAATCGATTTATAAATGTACCAATTGTGGGATCTGCGAGCTGTGGCCCCGCACAGCTTATTGCCGAGGAGAACATTGATGGCTTCCTCAAAATCTCAAAGTCAACTCTAAAACAGGAGAAGGTTATCGCAGTTGTGGCTAGTGGAAACTCTATGAATAAGGCAAAGATTGAAGGCAATTCTATAGAAGACGGAGATTATGTAATAGTAGACTACCTAGATAGGGAGCCACTGCATGGCTCCTACATTCTTTCTGTAGTAGACGGCGCCGCCAATATCAAGAGGTTATATGTGGATAAGGATAACCAGCAAGTTGTACTGCTTTCAGAGTCTTCTCAGAATTATCCCCCGATCTATATCCACGAAAAGGATTACTCTGACTTTATGATAAATGGAAAAGTTGTCCAAGTTATAAAGAAGCCAAAGTTTTAG
- a CDS encoding lysylphosphatidylglycerol synthase transmembrane domain-containing protein has protein sequence MKKSKFTIWLKRIVYWGLVIAFFWFINKYFADIEDFVEVVRDADYRWFAVAFAISMLSFCLLAILYRSSVSKLGYNETSIARAIQNFFAFMFVSIINPTSGWGGTLYHANLYSSRNPRSLGGALVGTLVVWILYGFWGISLILPALYYVAPYNGYIKSLGFIAVTLYSVELFVICLTLLSGDRRPVTLNRFAVWISNKWSKVGGLFALSSNSFEVNVHDYCISSKTVAHGSGRYWGELVGTFLVHLTQLIAMICLFIAFGAPVTAAGVIVCYSLLLLFSTISPTPQGIGVAEGLVQVAMSAIGYDSGKSLAVILAYRGITLWIPLLIGFIAFKKISMFDNKAVNSFKDSTPDEVLV, from the coding sequence ATGAAAAAATCAAAATTTACCATCTGGCTTAAACGTATCGTATATTGGGGCTTAGTGATTGCCTTCTTCTGGTTTATTAACAAGTATTTTGCTGATATAGAGGACTTTGTCGAGGTAGTCAGAGATGCAGACTATCGATGGTTTGCTGTTGCTTTCGCAATTTCTATGCTCTCATTTTGCCTGCTAGCAATACTTTATCGTTCATCTGTGAGCAAGCTTGGTTATAATGAGACATCAATAGCTCGTGCGATCCAGAATTTTTTTGCTTTCATGTTTGTGAGCATTATTAATCCCACCTCTGGCTGGGGTGGCACGCTTTATCACGCAAATCTATATTCATCAAGAAATCCTCGCTCGCTTGGTGGAGCATTGGTCGGTACACTTGTCGTCTGGATTTTATATGGGTTTTGGGGCATCTCGTTGATACTGCCGGCACTCTATTATGTGGCGCCATACAACGGTTATATTAAGTCGCTTGGTTTCATAGCCGTAACTTTATACAGTGTTGAGCTGTTTGTAATCTGTTTGACACTGTTATCGGGCGATAGACGTCCAGTTACGCTCAACAGATTTGCCGTGTGGATCTCAAATAAGTGGAGCAAGGTCGGGGGGCTCTTCGCCCTTTCATCAAATTCATTCGAAGTAAACGTTCACGATTACTGCATCTCTAGCAAGACAGTAGCGCATGGTAGTGGTAGATACTGGGGTGAGCTAGTAGGTACATTCTTGGTCCATTTGACACAATTGATCGCTATGATCTGTCTTTTTATCGCTTTTGGTGCTCCCGTGACTGCCGCTGGGGTTATTGTCTGTTACTCGCTTCTGTTGCTCTTTTCGACTATTTCCCCTACTCCGCAAGGAATCGGCGTGGCGGAAGGGCTTGTACAGGTCGCTATGTCTGCAATCGGATATGATAGTGGGAAGTCGTTGGCTGTAATTCTGGCTTATAGAGGGATAACGCTATGGATTCCGCTCCTAATAGGATTTATCGCCTTTAAGAAGATCAGTATGTTCGATAATAAGGCTGTGAACTCGTTTAAGGATTCTACTCCTGACGAGGTGCTTGTCTAA
- a CDS encoding TrmH family RNA methyltransferase, translating into MPGVINFLYRRALEAMSRNSESKTLHIVLDNIRSAFNVGSVFRTADAIGNCQIYLCGITSTIDNPKIYKTALGATESVPSKHYPDSMMAISELKEANIPIFSVEITDGSQHFQEVEYPEEVALVLGHERLGVNQLIIDQSDKLIHIPMNGMKESLNVAIAGSVIMYEAVRPSIKPLK; encoded by the coding sequence ATGCCAGGAGTTATAAATTTCCTTTATCGACGGGCATTAGAAGCGATGAGTAGAAATTCAGAAAGTAAAACGCTACATATTGTTTTGGATAATATCCGATCTGCATTTAATGTCGGCAGCGTTTTCCGTACTGCTGATGCAATAGGAAATTGCCAGATCTATCTGTGCGGCATCACTTCAACTATCGACAACCCAAAGATCTACAAGACCGCCCTTGGTGCGACAGAAAGCGTGCCATCCAAGCATTATCCAGATTCGATGATGGCAATCTCAGAGCTTAAAGAGGCGAATATACCGATCTTCAGCGTTGAGATCACAGATGGAAGCCAGCATTTTCAAGAAGTTGAATACCCAGAAGAGGTAGCTCTGGTATTGGGGCATGAGCGGCTAGGAGTGAACCAATTGATAATTGATCAATCTGACAAGCTTATCCATATCCCTATGAATGGGATGAAAGAGTCGCTAAACGTAGCAATTGCCGGCAGTGTTATAATGTACGAGGCAGTACGACCTTCAATTAAACCCTTAAAATAA
- a CDS encoding RsmD family RNA methyltransferase: MGLKYDSLRKLRKQKHKLKADSWEEYDKHEDEMLKEMLRHQEPTVKGKVRVTGGKVRGFKIEIPHKTRPLTDRMKTRIFDILREDIFNKTVLDIYAGSGSFGFEALSRGAKEVTFVDAAKQAEKILHQNARHTGFLTETSIIREKADEYVKGAISREEQYEIIFMDPPYKLYNTKKKQAMSQLITGLRELLPGYKDRETKLFPGALIIKHPYYYPLADVIETIEGIEIMDTYRFGMNAVTFVILQ; encoded by the coding sequence ATGGGCCTCAAATATGACTCGCTAAGAAAATTAAGAAAGCAGAAGCATAAGCTTAAAGCAGACAGCTGGGAAGAGTATGACAAGCACGAGGACGAGATGCTTAAAGAGATGCTTCGGCATCAAGAACCAACTGTAAAAGGGAAAGTAAGGGTAACCGGTGGTAAGGTGAGAGGGTTTAAGATTGAGATTCCACATAAGACGAGGCCTCTAACGGATAGGATGAAGACGCGAATATTCGATATATTGCGTGAGGATATTTTCAACAAGACAGTGCTAGATATCTATGCCGGCTCTGGCTCTTTCGGATTCGAAGCGCTATCAAGAGGTGCAAAAGAGGTGACCTTTGTAGATGCGGCCAAGCAAGCAGAGAAGATTCTCCATCAAAATGCCAGGCATACAGGATTTCTTACCGAGACCTCGATTATTCGTGAGAAGGCTGATGAGTATGTAAAAGGAGCAATCTCACGAGAAGAGCAGTACGAGATTATTTTTATGGATCCACCCTACAAGCTGTATAACACCAAGAAAAAGCAGGCTATGTCGCAGCTTATCACTGGATTACGAGAGCTGCTTCCAGGGTATAAAGACCGGGAAACCAAGCTTTTCCCAGGAGCACTTATTATCAAGCATCCGTACTACTACCCACTAGCTGATGTGATCGAGACGATCGAGGGGATTGAGATAATGGATACTTATAGATTCGGTATGAATGCAGTGACATTCGTGATTCTCCAGTGA
- the thrS gene encoding threonine--tRNA ligase has product MSKKEKKSKNPDVPELEKMRHTAAHVLAQAVLKLYPETKLGIGPAIENGFYYDFDFAEPISEEDLPKIEAEMKQIIKSDLKMNQEFVERDGAIERYKALEQKYKLDLMENVEGDPLSFYVTGDGEFVDLCRGPHVDSTKKVGHVKLLSLAGAYWRGDEKQPMLTRIYGTAFATKEELKAHLDNLELAKERDHRKLGKELGLFTFSETVGKGLPLWTPKGSIIRRELERFIVDLETERGYLHVYTPDIANLKLYEKSGHYPYYKESMYSPIEIDDEKYMLRPMTCPHHFELFLSEPRSYRDLPMRIAELAKLYRYEQSGELSGLMRVRSFCLSDAHIVCADDEQAKDEIRLVLQLIEDVAGTFGLKMGDNFWYRLSLGDREDEKKYYKDDKAWDKAEKILRDVLVEREAIFEEAEDEAAFYGPKIDIQMKNVAGKSDTAFTVQYDFVMPKRFKLNYIDANNEEREAVVVHRSGIGAVERTVAFLIEHFGGAFPLWISPEQVRILPITDKHLEYAEALNEQLKSEGIRSMVDNRNERLQYKIRDAEVNKIPYTLVVGDKEVETDTIAVRVRGLKDQGLHKKDEFINMVTEEIDNRSIGLMVGSKK; this is encoded by the coding sequence ATGAGTAAGAAAGAAAAGAAGTCAAAAAATCCAGACGTCCCAGAATTAGAGAAGATGAGGCATACAGCAGCGCATGTATTGGCACAAGCAGTATTGAAGCTTTACCCCGAAACCAAGCTGGGTATCGGGCCAGCCATAGAAAATGGCTTCTACTACGATTTTGACTTTGCTGAGCCAATCAGTGAGGAAGATCTTCCAAAAATCGAAGCAGAGATGAAGCAGATCATTAAGTCAGACCTGAAGATGAATCAGGAATTTGTAGAGCGAGACGGGGCGATTGAGAGATATAAGGCACTTGAGCAGAAGTATAAGCTCGACCTAATGGAAAATGTAGAGGGCGACCCTCTAAGCTTCTATGTGACAGGTGACGGAGAGTTTGTAGACCTATGCCGAGGCCCTCACGTTGATTCGACCAAGAAAGTTGGCCATGTAAAGCTGCTTAGCCTTGCCGGTGCTTACTGGAGAGGCGATGAGAAGCAGCCAATGCTTACCCGAATATATGGCACTGCATTTGCAACTAAAGAGGAGTTAAAAGCACATCTTGATAACCTCGAGCTGGCAAAAGAGCGAGACCACCGAAAGCTTGGAAAAGAGCTAGGGCTATTTACCTTCTCTGAGACTGTGGGAAAGGGCTTGCCACTCTGGACTCCAAAAGGCTCGATTATTAGACGCGAGCTTGAAAGATTTATTGTCGACCTCGAGACCGAGCGAGGATATCTACATGTCTACACTCCAGATATTGCAAATCTGAAGTTGTATGAGAAATCAGGCCACTACCCATACTATAAAGAGTCGATGTACTCACCGATCGAGATTGACGATGAGAAATATATGCTTCGCCCAATGACCTGTCCGCATCACTTTGAGCTATTCTTGAGCGAGCCGAGAAGCTATCGTGACCTCCCGATGAGGATCGCAGAGCTGGCAAAACTGTATCGATATGAGCAGTCTGGCGAGCTGTCAGGACTAATGAGGGTTCGATCATTCTGTCTCTCAGACGCTCACATAGTATGTGCAGATGATGAGCAGGCTAAAGATGAGATTCGACTTGTATTGCAGCTGATCGAGGATGTTGCCGGGACTTTTGGATTAAAGATGGGTGATAATTTCTGGTACAGACTCTCGCTTGGAGATAGGGAAGATGAGAAGAAGTACTACAAGGACGACAAGGCTTGGGACAAGGCAGAAAAGATCTTACGAGATGTACTGGTAGAACGAGAGGCTATCTTCGAGGAAGCAGAAGATGAAGCAGCTTTCTACGGGCCAAAGATCGACATCCAGATGAAGAATGTGGCCGGTAAGTCAGACACTGCATTCACTGTTCAATACGACTTCGTGATGCCTAAGAGGTTTAAACTAAACTATATCGACGCAAACAACGAGGAGCGTGAGGCTGTAGTCGTCCACAGATCAGGCATTGGAGCAGTTGAAAGAACTGTTGCTTTCTTGATTGAGCATTTTGGAGGGGCTTTTCCGCTTTGGATTTCGCCGGAACAGGTCCGAATCCTTCCAATTACAGATAAGCACCTTGAGTATGCCGAAGCGCTTAATGAACAGCTAAAGTCAGAAGGGATAAGATCTATGGTTGATAACCGTAATGAGCGACTTCAATACAAGATACGCGATGCCGAGGTAAATAAGATCCCTTATACCCTCGTAGTAGGCGACAAAGAGGTTGAAACAGATACGATTGCAGTGCGAGTCCGTGGGCTAAAAGATCAAGGGCTTCACAAAAAGGACGAGTTTATCAATATGGTAACCGAAGAGATTGATAATAGAAGCATAGGCCTGATGGTAGGCAGTAAGAAATAG